A genome region from Arachis duranensis cultivar V14167 chromosome 6, aradu.V14167.gnm2.J7QH, whole genome shotgun sequence includes the following:
- the LOC107493940 gene encoding uncharacterized protein LOC107493940, translated as MGKSWKETRLRLYNAYFKPTFTTKQNIENRPPGIDREHWRWFLDYRAKPETKEKCKKNAKNRSKQQYTHTGGSKSFARRIEEESEQQGRIVGRGELWIAVHKKKDGSYMNDEARAIGLTLSVIANLPVMFIDFLNFDERIEEIEQQDESSRVLSQNDSIAQVFGKEKPGRVHGVCFGPTPSQLFGPNSHGLGNGVQQEETQRKLLELEAQLEGEKLKRKAMEDETAADKKKMKAMESALIYLFQRQGEELPPDIAAGMSFVG; from the exons ATGGGGAAGTCCTGGAAGGAGACAAGGCTGAGGTTGTATAATGCTTATTTCAAGCCAACGTTCACGACTAAACAAAATATTGAGAATCGTCCGCCGGGAATTGATCGAGAACATTGGAGATGGTTCCTTGACTATCGCGCCAAACCTGAAACGAAG GAGAAGTGCAAGAAAAATGCGAAGAATCGATCAAAACAACAATATACCCACACTGGCGGTTCAAAAAGCTTTGCACGACGAATCGAAGAAGAG TCGGAACAACAAGGGAGAATAGTCGGAAGAGGGGAGTTATGGATCGCAGTGCACAAAAAAAAGGACGGCTCCTACATGAATGATGAAGCAAGAGCAATCGGT CTTACTTTAAGTGTGATTGCTAATTTGCCTGTTATGTTTATAGACTTTTTGAACTTCGAC GAAAGAATTGAGGAGATTGAGCAACAGGATGAGTCATCTAGAGTGTTGTCTCAGAATGATTCCATTGCTCAGGTTTTCGGAAAAGAGAAACCGGGTAGAGTACATGGTGTGTGTTTTGGACCGACTCCTAGTCAACTCTTCGGTCCAAATTCACATGGGCTTGGCAACGGAGTCCAACAAGAGGAGACTCAGAGGAAGCTGCTTGAACTGGAGGCACAGCTGGAAGGCGAGAAGTTGAAGAGGAAGGCGATGGAGGATGAGACAGCAgcagataagaaaaagatgaaggcGATGGAGAGTGCTCTAATTTATCTGTTTCAACGGCAGGGTGAGGAGCTGCCACCAGACATCGCTGCAGGGATGAGTTTTGTGGGATGA